The window TCGCCGTTCATCCCAGGCGATCTCAAGAACTCTGCGTTGCCGGCGTTTATCGCGGTCGTCAAGTTCAGAAACCGCTCCGACAAGCCGTTAGACGTATCGCTCTGGGCGATGTTGAAGTCGCCCTTCAGCAAGGCGGTGGCCAAGGCCAAGGGCGACACGGTCGTCCTACAAGACGGCGGCGAGCCCGGCGACAGCCCACTCCGCGACGGCTCTATGGCTTTGGCCGTGCGCGCAGGCGAGGTCCACGCCGCCGTAGTGAGGGCGCCGGGGTACGACGAGTACGGGTTCCAGAGATACGACGACTCGCTCGAGATGTTGCAGGCCTGGATAGATTTCAGAAGGGAGGGGAGAGTCAGGGGGCCCGCCGCGCGCTCCGGGGACGGCCTCTGGGCCGTCGTCACGGCGCCTCTCAAGCTGGCGCCTTCCGAGGAGAAGTCCGTCGTCTTGGTGCTGGCCTGGTTCTTCCCCAACCACGTGGACCAGTTCGGCGAGCGGCTCGGCCACTACTACGAGAACTTCTTCTCGGACGCAGGCTCTGTAGCTCGGTACGTCTTGGACAACTTCGAGTACCTGTATGGGAAGACGAAGAAGTTCCACGACGCCCTATACGACGTAAAGGGCGTCGAGAGCTGGATCGCCGACCTTGTGGCCTCCCAGCTGAGTACCTTGGTCAAGATAAGCTGGCTCACCAAGGACGGCAGATTCGCTCTGTGGGAGGCCTTGGGCGATAAGTACTACGGAGGCCCGGAGCGTAACGCATTCAACACCACCGACGTGATCGCCTACGCGACGCCCGCGCTGGTATCGCTCTTCCCCGAACTCGCCGTGAAGTACCTAGTCCAGCACTCCGCCTTCGCGTTGAGGCGAGGGACGCCCGAATGGGTGATCTACGCGCTGGCGATTCCCGAGAACAGGCGCGAGTTCGAGAAGGCGCTGGAGAGGGAGCCCTATCTGGCCCTGGACTGGCAGAGGCTCGTCGAGGCCGTCTCGAGGATAGTAGAGAGGACGGGGAAGGACCCGGCGGGCCGGATAGCCCACTTCCTCAACAAATCGATCAAGGGGATCGACGGCTACCACATGATTGATCTCATGCCTAAGTACGTGTTGATGGCCTACGCAACCGCCAAGTGGACGGGCAACGCCGAGCTGTTGAGGAACCTCTGGGATGTCCTCGACGGCGCTGTGGACAGCGTGGCGAAGGCGCAGAGCGTAGAAGGGTTGCCCTACCACACGACCCCCGCCGGCATCGAGTGGATGAGGGCTGTGCAGGCGATCTTCAAGGAATCCGCCTCGCAGATATCGACGGCGGTGGTCCAGCTGTTGAGCCAGAGGGCCGTCCTCATGGGCTTTCAGACTTTCGATACCTGGGCCTTCTACGGGGTCTCGTCCTACGTCCTATTCCTCTGGGCCGCCGCGCTCAAGGCCATGGTCGAGGGCGCCAAGCTGACGGGCAGAAGCCCCGAGAAGTACGCGGAGCTGTTGCGTAGGGCCTTCGAGGGGCTGGAGAGGCTGTGGAACGGCGAATATTTTGACCTATGGTGGGATCCCGTCACCGGCGAGAGGGACAGGGCCTCCATGGCGGCCCAGCTGTTCGGGCAACTGCTCGCCCACGTGGCCGACCTGGGCTACCTATCGGACAAGCAAAGGGTGATCTCGGCTCTGAGGGCTGTGGCCAAGTACAACCTGGCGCCGGACGAGGGGCTCATAAACGGGATGTATCCCGACAGGCGCAGGCCCTCCTTCGTCGGGCCGACACTCTACGAGAACTTTACGCGCGGCCCCTACCTGCCGACGTGGCAGATGGACACCCCGTGGACCGGCGTCGAGTACGCCGTGGCGGGCCATATGTTTTACGAGGGGCTTGTAGAGGAGGGAACCGCCGTCCTCAAGGCGTTGCACGAGCGCTACGAGCGGGGAGGGCACTACTGGAACCACATAGAGTGGGGGACGCACTACATGCGGCCGCTTTCGGCGTGGGCGGTGGTCATGGGCATGTGGGGGCTTAGGTACGACGGGTTCGACAAAAGGCTGACGTTGAGGCCGGCGGTGGCGCCGCTTAGATGGGTGCTCGCCGTGGGCGGAAGCTGGGGCGTCTTGGACTGGACCGGCGATGCGGCGAGGCTGGAGCTGGCCCACGGCGCCTTGAAGCTCAGATACTTGAGGCTACCCAAGAGGCCCGGCTCCATTAAGCTGGATGGCAAGCCTCTGCAGTTCGAGATAGCGGAGATGGACGGCGCCTACGAGGCGAGGCTGACCCAGGAAATCGAGCTGGCGTCCGGCCAGACGCTCGAGATAGGCTTCTAGGGCGCCTCAATTCGCTATATGGCTAAAAATATGACGTTTATAACCGTGTTCGTAAAGGATGGTTAAATATTTATTACGATGAGATCGCTATGTCGTGATCGAGATAAGGTTCCACGGCCGCGGAGGCCAGGGCATGGTCACGGCCTCGCAAGTCCTGGCAACCGCCGCTATAATGGAGGGGAAATACGCGCAGGCGTTCCCGGAGTTCGGCCCCGAGAGGCGCGGAGCCCCCGTCAAGGCGTATCTGCGCATAGACGACAAGCCGATATACAAGCGCGAGCCTGTAGTGGAGCCCGACGTCGTGGTCGTCGGCGACCAGTCGCTTTTCGTCTCGGAGAACCCGCTCGAGGGGCTTAAACAGAACGGGATTCTGGTCGTCAACGGCGCCTATAAGGCGCCCGTAAAGACCTACTACGTCGACGCCACATCCCTCGCCTTGAAGGTATTGGGCAAGGCAATAGTGAACACCGCCATGATAGGCGCCGTGGTCAAGGCCACCGGCGTGGTCCGCCTCGAGACCGCCCTCGCCGCCTTGGGCAAATACTTCAGCGGCAAGATATACGAGCTAAATGCGCAACTGGTAAAAATAGCATTTGATCAGACCAAGGAGCTATGAGCCTCCCGCGCGTCCACGAGATACCCATAGGCGGCATAATAACAGAGCCAGGCTCGTCGCGCAAGAACCTCACTGGCGGATGGCGCAGTCTGAAGCCCATAATACACGACGATAGGTGCATCCGTTGCCGCATATGCTGGACGTATTGCCCCGAAGGTACTATAAAGGAGATCAAGGGAGAATTTGTTGTTAAAGGGCGTAAATACCAATATAAGTATGAAATAGACTATAACTACTGCAAGGGATGCGGCATATGCGCACACGAGTGCCCGACTAAGGCAATAGAGATGGTGCCGGAGGCATGACCGCCGCGGCGGCTCTCCAAAAGGCCAAGACGACGCTTGCGTTGACCAGCAACTACGCAGTAGCCTATGCCGTCAAGGCCGCCGATGTCGACGTCGTTGCGGTCTACCCCATAACGCCGCAGACCACCATAGTGGAGAAGATAGCCGAGTTCGTCGACGATGGCGAGCTGAACGCCGATTTGATACATGTAGAGTCAGAGCACTCGGCCATGTCGGCCGTAGTCGGCGCTGCGGCCGCCGGGGCTAGGGTCTTCACGGCGACCAGCAGCCAGGGGCTCGAGCTGATGCACGAGGTCCTGCACATAGCCTCGGGCCTCCGTCTGCCCATTGTGATGGCCGTGCCGGCCCGCGCCCTCTCCGCCCCCATAAGCATACACGGCGACTACAGCGACGTGATGAACACAAGGGATACCGGATGGATAACCTACATAGCGTCCTCGGCGCAGGAGGTCTACGACACGGTGATACAGGCGTACAAGGTGGCCGAGACCGCGTTGCTCCCCGTCATGGTGTCCTACGACGGCTTCTTGATGTCCCACACGACAGAGCCCGTGGAGCTCAACGACGAGGAGGAGGTGAGGCGCTTCCTCCCCAGAAAGGATAGGCCGAACGTCTTAAGGCCCGAGAAGCCGATCACCATGGGCGCCTTCGCTATGCCCGACTGGTACTACGAGATAAAGTACCAGGTCCAGGAGGCGTTAATGGGCTCTCTAAAGGTAGTCGAGGAGGTCGATGCGGAGTACGGCAAAATCTTCGGGAGGAGCTACGGGATAGTCCAGACGTACAGGATGGAGGACGCCGACTATGCCATAATAGCATATGGCGGAGCCGCCTTCGGCAACGCCCGCGAGGCCGCCGACATAGCTAGGGAGAAGGGCATAAAGGCAGGCGCGATAAGGTTGCGGGTGTGGAGGCCGTTCCCCACGAGCCATCTGCTCAAGCAACTGGCCGGCGTCAAGGCGTTTGCGGTGGTCGACAGAGCCATCGCGTTCGGCTCATCGGGAGGAGGGCCGGTGTTCTTGGACGTGGCCGCCGCGCTCTGGATGAACGGCATCGACATACCCGGGCTGTCCGTGATACACGGCATAGGGCAACGCTCTATGTACGTCGAGGACTTCGTCAAGATATACGAGATGCTGAAGAGCGGCGAAAGGAATAAAGTGATCTACATGGGGCTGAGGCTATGAAGGTGGTGTACAAGTCAATCTGGGATCTGCCAGCCGAGGAGCTGTTTGCCTCCGGCCACCGCGCCTGTGCGGGTTGCGGGCCCGCCATTGCCATGAGGTGGATAACCAAGACCGCCGGGCCGAACACCATCGTGGTCAACGCCACTGGCTGTATGGAGGTCACCACCACGCAATACCCGGAGACCGCTTGGATGGTGCCCTACCTACACGTCGCCTTCGAGAACGCCGCGGCGGCCGCCGCGGGCATCGACTCGGCCATAAGGGTAATGTCCAAGAAGGGGCTCTGGAGCTCCGGCAAGACAAACGTCGTGGTCATAGCCGGCGACGGCGGGACCTACGACATAGGCCTCCAGTCCCTCAGCGGCATGCTGGAGAGGGGACACCACGTGCTCTACATACTCTACGACAACGAGGCCTACATGAACACCGGCATACAGAGGAGCGGCGGCACGCCGCGCTTCGCCTGGACTACCACGACGCCTGTGGGGAAGGCCATAAGAGGCAAGATACAGGCTAAGAAGGACATAATGGGTATCGTGATGGCGCATAGAGTGCCCTACGCCGCCACCGCCACCATATCCAACATAGTGGACATGGCCAACAAGATAAAGACAGCGCTGGAGTACACGGCGGAGGGCCCCACCTTCCTGCACATACTGGCGCCTTGCCCGCCGGGCTGGCGCTTCCCCGAAGAGCGGACTGTGGAGGCGGCTAGGCTGGCGGTGGAGACAGGCTACTTCCCGCTTTACGAGTACGACCACGGGAAGATAAGGCTGAATCCGCCCACCTCGAACATGGTGGCCGACCCGAAGCGCAGGAAGCCGCTGAGGGAGTTCTTGAAGTTCCAGGGTAGGTTCGCGCACTTGACCGACGCGGAGATAGAGGAGCTGGAGAAGGAGGTGGTCGCCAATCTGGAGTATTTGGCCAAACTGGCTTCGCTTTAAATAGAGCCGGTATTCCCTTTATGGGTTGGGTGTTCGAGAAGCTCAACGAGTGTATCGAGAGGCGTTATATATCGGGGAGGAACCTCACGTTGGCGCAGTTCAGGATTAAGGCCGGCTGCGTCGTGCCGGCGCACAGCCACGAGAACGAGCAGATAAGCCTCATCCTCGAGGGCAGGGCCCTCTTCGTGGTCGGCGGCGTAACGCGGGAGGTGTCCGCGGGCGAGGTAGTGCACATACCGCCGGGAGTCCTCCACGAGGTGAAGGCGCTCACCGACGTGGTGGTCGTCGACGTGTTCTCGCCTAGACGCGACGACTGGGAGAAAGGCGGCGACAGCTACCTCCGCGGAGGGGCCAGATAGGCGGCGTTTGCTATCCGCCGGCCGGCTAAGATCGCCGCTAGCCCGGCCCGCGGGGCCGGGTAAATAAAGGTATTTTCCAGAAACAATATCACTTAGCTAATATATAGATCCTACTGGTTAAAGGTGTGCATAGGTCTTATTAAATAACGGCGTCGGAGACTCATGCGCCTAAAATTCCTGCCCCTAGCGTTAATAGGGCTGGCGGCTCTCGCGCTAGCCGGTCCGATAAACGTGGTCTTCCCCTACAACGCACAGATACAGTACTTGGCCTACAAAACCGTCACGTTGACCGTACAGCTAGGCCCCGGCGGCACCTACACCATATCGCCGCCCGCCGTGACTCCCGGCTCCGGCTTCGCCTACAGCGGCATGGTGATACAATTCCAAGGCGTCTACCCGTCCGTGCAAGTGGCCGCCAACGGCTTCTTCAGCAAGTCCTACAACTCGGAGGGCTTCCTGCAGGCGGTATACGTCGGCCCCGACGCCAGCAAGGTGATGTTGATAAACACGGCCAACACCAACGTACAGGTACAGGTGCAGATCACCTACCAGTTCACCTACGACCAGTACGTCCCGCTGGCCAACGGAACTGTCTTGACCGTCACGTTGCCCAACGCGAAGTTGCCGCAGGGCTTCGGGGAGAGCGCCACCGTTAGGCTGGATCCCGGCGCGCCTTACGTGATAAGCTCCGTGGAGCTCCCCGACGGATCGCCGGCGAGCGCCTACCGCGTAGAGCCCAAGGTGGTTGAGCTGACGCAGCCCGGCACCTACAAGGTGGTGATAGCCAGCGGCCCCTCGTTGCCAGCGGCGCTACTGGTCAAGAGCCTGGCCCAACAGACGGCCACCGTCGGCCCCAACTCCCAGCTGACCGTTAGCGGGTCCCAGATAGGGGTGCCGCAAGGCTGGCAGTTGCTGGGCTATGTGGTGTTCGCGTACACCGGCAACGTGAATCTAGTGGGCCAACAGGCGGGTGGCCAGATCAGCATATCTGGCGGCCTGGTCGACATAGTGAACAACAACACGCTGAACTTCATAATAAGATCCGTGAGCTACTTAATACCGCCGTTGTGGCAGGCACAGCTGACCTACAAGATAGCCATAGTGTACGGCGACAGCTTCACCGTGACGTCGACAATGAACTCCCCCGTCAACGTGATATACATACCCATAGTCTACAAGGCCGCGCAGGTCACCTGGTTGCCCGACAGGGCGCTGGTTAACGTCACGCAAGCCGACGTGTCAGACGGCGTGTGGACCGCCGTAGTGCTCCAGCTACCCGCCCTCGCCAAGATAGTCTCGATAAAGACGCCGAGCAACGCGGTGATAACCAACGCCACCGACGTCCAGCTAGTGTGGGGCGGCGGCGTGAGGATGGCCTCAATAAGCCCCGACGGACACGAGGCGTATATAGTGGTGCAGGAGGGCAACACTGCCGAGACCGGCGTCTACACGTTCGTGATCGACTGGAGCCCGCTGACGATAACCGTGGCTAACAAGTTCGGCGGAGCTGTAAGCGACATCACCGCCACCGCCGGCCAGTACAACGTGGCGGTCTCCAACGGCGTGGTGAGCGTCTACGTATACCAGCCCGGGCCCGTCTCCGTGCAGATAGCCTACAAGGGCGTCCCGGCGGCCAACGTCCTGGTGCAGTCGTTGGACTTCAGCCAACACGTGGTGCAGCTGGGCATATACAACGTGAAGGTGGTCGTCGTAGGCGCCTTGAACCAGCCCATACCCAACGCCCAGGTGTCGATAAACGGCTTCCCCGCCAGCGGGACTACGGACAGTAGCGGGTCTGTGACGTTCGGCGGAGTGCTCGAGGGAGCCTACACGCTGGCTGTCAACGTGGGCAACCGCGTGCACGTGACCAGCAATCTGACCGTGGCCGGCCCGAGCCAGACCGTGACGGCGGTAGTCAAGACGCCGATAGTGGCCATAATCAACGGAGTGCCCATAACGGTGACCGATGCCGCGGCCGCCGCGGGCGGGGTCTCCGCCGCCGGCCTAGCGCTTGCGTTGAGGAGGATGCTGAGCAAGTCGAGTGAGGACGAGGCGGTAGCCGAGGTGGAGCAGGTATAAACTCTTTTTAATCGGCCTCAACCCCCCTCCTTTTCGTGAAGATTCTTGCCGAGTCCGACGGAGAGGTCCTCAGGCTGAGGATCAACGACCCGGCGCCCCTTGTGGATATACCCTTCTCCGGGAAGCCGGCCGAGCTCCCTCCGGAGCTCTCAATCGCCGAGGGGAAGTTCCCGTTCCGCCTAGAGGCCTACGCCGGCTTAAAGGGGCTTGTCCTGTCGCGGCCGCTCTCGTTAGACGAGCACGTCTACGGCCTCGGCGAGAAGGCCTTCGATCTGGATAGGAGGAGGGGGTTCTTCCAGCTCTGGAATGTCGACGTCGGCTGCGTCGCGAGGTACGGGTGGTACGTGGACCCCATGTACGTCTCCGTGCCCTTCCTCATCGTCTTCGACGCGGCGAAGGCCACGGGCTATTTCATCAACTCCGCGTCGCGCATATTCGTGGACGCGGGGCTCTATAGATACGATAGGCTGACCGTATTCGTGCCGGAGGACTCCGTGGAGCTGTTCGTCATAGGAGGCCCCAAGATCGAGGACGTGTTGAGGAGGTACTTCCGCCTCACCGGCATGCCGTTCCTCATGCCGGAGTGGGCCCTCGGGTACCAGATAAGCAGATACTCGTACTATCCCCAGGAGAGGGTCGTGGAGGTGGTCAGGAGGCATGTGGAGATGGGGATACCGGTATCCGCGGTGTATCTCGACATAGACTACATGGACGGCTATAAGGCCTTTACGTGGGATCCCCAGAAGTTCCCGAACCCCCGGCAACTCGCCGAGGAGCTCCACAAGATGGGCGCCAGGCTCGTGACTATACTGAACCCGGCGTTGAAGGTCGACCAGAGATATCCCGTCTTCCGCGAGGCGTTGGGCCTCTTCGTCGAGACCAAAAACGGGGAGATCTACACCGGGGCCATGTGGCCCGGCAAGTCGGCCTGGATCGACTTCCTCAAGCCCGAGGCCAGATCGTGGTGGGCGGAGAGGGTGAGGCGTTGGGCCGAGGAGTGGGGCGTGGACGGCATATGGCTCGACATGAACGAGCCGACCGCTCTGGGGGAGCCGCAGAGGGACTGCGCCTTGGATCCGGAGGCGCTACACGACGCGGGCGGGAGGCGCGTGAGGCACGCAGAGGCGCACAACTACTACTCTGTCTTCCAGGCGGAGGCCACTTTTAGGGGGCTCGCCGAGGCCGGCAGAGAGCCCTTCATCCTCTCGCGCGCAGGCTCGGCGGGGATACAGCGCTACGCCGCGGTGTGGACCGGCGACAACGCTCCCAGCTGGGAGGATCTGAGGCTACAGACGGCCATAGTGCTCGGCCTATCGGTCAGCGGCGTGCCGTACGCCGGCTTCGACATAGGCTCGTTCGCGGGGCATAGGCACTACAAATCGCCCTACGTCAACGATATGGATCTGCTCGTCAGGTATTACCAGATAGCGCTGTTCTTCCCCCTCTTTAGGTCCCACAGAGCGCCCGACACTCCCGATAGGGAGATCTACGAGTTGCCGGACAGATGGCGCGAGAAGGTCGTTAGGGTCGTGAAGTTGAGGTATAGGTTCCTGCCGTACCTCTCGGCGCTATCCCTCGAGGCCCACGAGGAAGGGAGGCCCATCTTGAGGCCCCTCGCCTACTACCACCAAGACGACGAGAACGTCCACGCCATGTACGACGAATACTACGTCGGGCCCTACATACTCTACGCCCCTCTGCTCTGGAGGGAGGCCAAGAGGCCGATATATCTGCCGAGAGGTCGCTGGGCGGATTTCTGGACCGGCGAGATCTACGAAGGGCCGGTATGGGTGGAGAACTCCGACGAGCTCCCCATATACGTGAGGGAGGGCGCCGTGGTGCCTCTGGCCTCCGACAACGGGCTCGACGTGCTGGTCTTCGGCGACGGCGGAAGGATAAAGCTAAGGGACGGCACGGTCATCCAGCGCGACGGCGGCGTGCTGGCCCTCTCGAAGCCTAAACGCGTGGACAAGGTCGTCGAGTACAGAGGGGGCCGGATCCTCGAAATATCCGTCGGCTCGCTCACGGATAGGGTCGTCATCTGATCTCCACCGGCGTTCCCGGCGCTATGGGCCTCCCGTCCACTACGGGGTAGGGCGGCAGTATATATTCGGCGAGCCCTATGAGCCCCGCCCTCGACAAGATCACCACCTCGCAGTCCAGGGGCTCCAGCTCCACCTCGACGCCTCCGCTCTGCAACCTGCCGCCCTCGCGCGAGAAGACCTTGTAGTAGACCTCGGGGACGTACTCGTAGGGCAACGA of the Thermoproteus uzoniensis 768-20 genome contains:
- a CDS encoding GH116 family glycosyl hydrolase, with product MRYVYSNNIASGVALGGIGAGSVEIRADGLLHDWLIFNNGPWTTIDAHRKLYPLDEKGFLLAVRVDGGEGPLVRQLQSAGYILGGDPYKAPWLKPVKGVDYRGEPPLALLKYVDDLPVEIEAEFLSPFIPGDLKNSALPAFIAVVKFRNRSDKPLDVSLWAMLKSPFSKAVAKAKGDTVVLQDGGEPGDSPLRDGSMALAVRAGEVHAAVVRAPGYDEYGFQRYDDSLEMLQAWIDFRREGRVRGPAARSGDGLWAVVTAPLKLAPSEEKSVVLVLAWFFPNHVDQFGERLGHYYENFFSDAGSVARYVLDNFEYLYGKTKKFHDALYDVKGVESWIADLVASQLSTLVKISWLTKDGRFALWEALGDKYYGGPERNAFNTTDVIAYATPALVSLFPELAVKYLVQHSAFALRRGTPEWVIYALAIPENRREFEKALEREPYLALDWQRLVEAVSRIVERTGKDPAGRIAHFLNKSIKGIDGYHMIDLMPKYVLMAYATAKWTGNAELLRNLWDVLDGAVDSVAKAQSVEGLPYHTTPAGIEWMRAVQAIFKESASQISTAVVQLLSQRAVLMGFQTFDTWAFYGVSSYVLFLWAAALKAMVEGAKLTGRSPEKYAELLRRAFEGLERLWNGEYFDLWWDPVTGERDRASMAAQLFGQLLAHVADLGYLSDKQRVISALRAVAKYNLAPDEGLINGMYPDRRRPSFVGPTLYENFTRGPYLPTWQMDTPWTGVEYAVAGHMFYEGLVEEGTAVLKALHERYERGGHYWNHIEWGTHYMRPLSAWAVVMGMWGLRYDGFDKRLTLRPAVAPLRWVLAVGGSWGVLDWTGDAARLELAHGALKLRYLRLPKRPGSIKLDGKPLQFEIAEMDGAYEARLTQEIELASGQTLEIGF
- a CDS encoding 2-oxoacid:acceptor oxidoreductase family protein, yielding MIEIRFHGRGGQGMVTASQVLATAAIMEGKYAQAFPEFGPERRGAPVKAYLRIDDKPIYKREPVVEPDVVVVGDQSLFVSENPLEGLKQNGILVVNGAYKAPVKTYYVDATSLALKVLGKAIVNTAMIGAVVKATGVVRLETALAALGKYFSGKIYELNAQLVKIAFDQTKEL
- a CDS encoding 4Fe-4S binding protein, translating into MSLPRVHEIPIGGIITEPGSSRKNLTGGWRSLKPIIHDDRCIRCRICWTYCPEGTIKEIKGEFVVKGRKYQYKYEIDYNYCKGCGICAHECPTKAIEMVPEA
- a CDS encoding pyruvate/ketoisovalerate oxidoreductase subunit alpha, whose protein sequence is MTAAAALQKAKTTLALTSNYAVAYAVKAADVDVVAVYPITPQTTIVEKIAEFVDDGELNADLIHVESEHSAMSAVVGAAAAGARVFTATSSQGLELMHEVLHIASGLRLPIVMAVPARALSAPISIHGDYSDVMNTRDTGWITYIASSAQEVYDTVIQAYKVAETALLPVMVSYDGFLMSHTTEPVELNDEEEVRRFLPRKDRPNVLRPEKPITMGAFAMPDWYYEIKYQVQEALMGSLKVVEEVDAEYGKIFGRSYGIVQTYRMEDADYAIIAYGGAAFGNAREAADIAREKGIKAGAIRLRVWRPFPTSHLLKQLAGVKAFAVVDRAIAFGSSGGGPVFLDVAAALWMNGIDIPGLSVIHGIGQRSMYVEDFVKIYEMLKSGERNKVIYMGLRL
- the porB gene encoding pyruvate synthase subunit PorB encodes the protein MKVVYKSIWDLPAEELFASGHRACAGCGPAIAMRWITKTAGPNTIVVNATGCMEVTTTQYPETAWMVPYLHVAFENAAAAAAGIDSAIRVMSKKGLWSSGKTNVVVIAGDGGTYDIGLQSLSGMLERGHHVLYILYDNEAYMNTGIQRSGGTPRFAWTTTTPVGKAIRGKIQAKKDIMGIVMAHRVPYAATATISNIVDMANKIKTALEYTAEGPTFLHILAPCPPGWRFPEERTVEAARLAVETGYFPLYEYDHGKIRLNPPTSNMVADPKRRKPLREFLKFQGRFAHLTDAEIEELEKEVVANLEYLAKLASL
- a CDS encoding cupin domain-containing protein yields the protein MGWVFEKLNECIERRYISGRNLTLAQFRIKAGCVVPAHSHENEQISLILEGRALFVVGGVTREVSAGEVVHIPPGVLHEVKALTDVVVVDVFSPRRDDWEKGGDSYLRGGAR
- a CDS encoding carboxypeptidase-like regulatory domain-containing protein, translated to MRLKFLPLALIGLAALALAGPINVVFPYNAQIQYLAYKTVTLTVQLGPGGTYTISPPAVTPGSGFAYSGMVIQFQGVYPSVQVAANGFFSKSYNSEGFLQAVYVGPDASKVMLINTANTNVQVQVQITYQFTYDQYVPLANGTVLTVTLPNAKLPQGFGESATVRLDPGAPYVISSVELPDGSPASAYRVEPKVVELTQPGTYKVVIASGPSLPAALLVKSLAQQTATVGPNSQLTVSGSQIGVPQGWQLLGYVVFAYTGNVNLVGQQAGGQISISGGLVDIVNNNTLNFIIRSVSYLIPPLWQAQLTYKIAIVYGDSFTVTSTMNSPVNVIYIPIVYKAAQVTWLPDRALVNVTQADVSDGVWTAVVLQLPALAKIVSIKTPSNAVITNATDVQLVWGGGVRMASISPDGHEAYIVVQEGNTAETGVYTFVIDWSPLTITVANKFGGAVSDITATAGQYNVAVSNGVVSVYVYQPGPVSVQIAYKGVPAANVLVQSLDFSQHVVQLGIYNVKVVVVGALNQPIPNAQVSINGFPASGTTDSSGSVTFGGVLEGAYTLAVNVGNRVHVTSNLTVAGPSQTVTAVVKTPIVAIINGVPITVTDAAAAAGGVSAAGLALALRRMLSKSSEDEAVAEVEQV
- the malA gene encoding alpha-glucosidase MalA; translation: MKILAESDGEVLRLRINDPAPLVDIPFSGKPAELPPELSIAEGKFPFRLEAYAGLKGLVLSRPLSLDEHVYGLGEKAFDLDRRRGFFQLWNVDVGCVARYGWYVDPMYVSVPFLIVFDAAKATGYFINSASRIFVDAGLYRYDRLTVFVPEDSVELFVIGGPKIEDVLRRYFRLTGMPFLMPEWALGYQISRYSYYPQERVVEVVRRHVEMGIPVSAVYLDIDYMDGYKAFTWDPQKFPNPRQLAEELHKMGARLVTILNPALKVDQRYPVFREALGLFVETKNGEIYTGAMWPGKSAWIDFLKPEARSWWAERVRRWAEEWGVDGIWLDMNEPTALGEPQRDCALDPEALHDAGGRRVRHAEAHNYYSVFQAEATFRGLAEAGREPFILSRAGSAGIQRYAAVWTGDNAPSWEDLRLQTAIVLGLSVSGVPYAGFDIGSFAGHRHYKSPYVNDMDLLVRYYQIALFFPLFRSHRAPDTPDREIYELPDRWREKVVRVVKLRYRFLPYLSALSLEAHEEGRPILRPLAYYHQDDENVHAMYDEYYVGPYILYAPLLWREAKRPIYLPRGRWADFWTGEIYEGPVWVENSDELPIYVREGAVVPLASDNGLDVLVFGDGGRIKLRDGTVIQRDGGVLALSKPKRVDKVVEYRGGRILEISVGSLTDRVVI